CCTTTTGGCTGGAGTGGGGTTCGTTGGTGACGAGCGGACTCAGGCAGGCGCCTTTTTCGGATCGGGGGCACTGATGCTTTTCGGTCTGTGGTGGGCACTGGTCCTGTGGTTCAGGGGTTGCCTGCGAACGAGGGCCTTCGTCCGCCGGATTGCCGGTCTTGCTGTCAGAAACCTCGGGAGGAATCCCACGCGGTCGGCGCTGAGCACCGTCTTAATGGGCCTTGCGGTGTTTTTGGTCATTTCGGTGAGTAGTTTTCACATGGATGTCAGCGACCGCGGACCCAATCTCACCAGTGGCGATGGCGGATTCTGGCTCATTGGTGAAAGCGATCACCCAATTTTTTCCAATTTAAATAGCGTCGATGTCAGACGTTCTCTGGGTTTACATGAAGCGGATTTGGCCGAGTGGAAGAATGTCCGTATCTACGCGCTGCGTCGTCGCGCAGGAGAAGACGCAAGCTGTTTGAATCTTTATCGCACGCGCGAACCCATCGTTTTGGGGGTCGGGGATGATTTCATTGCTCGCGGCGGCTTCCGCTTCACGTCCGTGCTGAAACCAGCCCAAGGAGTAACCGCGGGCAATGCCTGGGAGTTGCTCAAGCGGCCACCTATCTTCGATCGAAGTGGCGTGATTCATGTGCCCGCCATCGTTGATGATGCAACAGCGAAGTATGCCCTTCAGAAATGGCGAGGTGTTGGGGAAACGTTTGAGATTGCCTTGCCCACAGGTAAGCGAGTCGCCTTTGAGTTCGTGGCACTTTTGGATAATAGCATTTTTCAGGGGCGAATTCTCATTTGGGAGCAGACCTTTCGCGAGCTTTTCCCGGACGTGTCTGGCTACCGATACTTTCTCGTCGAAATCCGGTCATCTGATGTCCACGAGTTGAACACAAGCTTGGTGACAAAGGTCCAAGATTTTTTGGAGAAAAGCTTTTCCGCCGAAGGCCTGCAAATTGTCTCCACCCGAGAGAAGCTGCGGGCGCTCTACGCGGTACAGAATACCTATTTGTCCACATTCCAGTCCCTGGGCGGATTAGGACTTCTGCTGGGCACCATCGGTCTGGGAGCCGTCGTCTTTCGCGGGCTAGTCGAAAGGCAGAGGGAAATAGCCCTGCTCCGTGCCGTAGGATTTTCGGCCGGTCGGGTACACTTAATAGTACTGCTTGAAAATTTGGCCGTACTTCTGCTCGGGCTCGGAATCGGTGTGATTTCCTCCCTGCTGGCTGTGGCCCCGCAGCTTTTCTCGGGCCGCGGCCACGTGCCGTGGCAAACAGCCATGGTCGTGGGGGGACTTATGTTGCTGATCGGCCTTGCCACAGGCCACATGGCTGGCCGATGGGTCGCACACCAACCCCCGGCCATGGGATTACGGCGCGAATAACCTCAGATTCCCTGCCAACAACAGACGACAGATTGACTGTAGTCGCCCTGCGCAGCCAGAGGTGAACATCAGTCAACGGGGAACTGCTTCTCGAATGGCCGATCCAAAGATCACAGGAAGCGATACCGCCCAGGCATGGGGACCGGTGCGACAGGATATGACCCGAACTCATACTTCTCGGGCCCCAATCTCGTGGTGGACTGCATGGCGTCGTCCCAGGTGATGGACTGGCCACTGTACACCGCTTCTCGTCCGAGGATCCCCGTCATGGTGCTGATGGCCACGTTTTCCGCCTCGTTGATGGGGTTCCCCTCGCGGATGCTTGCGATGAGATCTTCGTGTTCCTGCTCGTATGGATTGGGGTTAGGACCACGGTAACGCCAGCGTTCATTCTTCGTTTGAATCATTTGGTGGCAGTCACTTTCGCCGAGCGTACCCTTGACGAATTCGCCCACGATGTTTTGGCACCCGTTGATCTGTCGGCACTGACTGAACACGGTGACGCCGTTTGGATATTCGAATTCCACAGCGAAATGATCGTAGATGTTTCCGTACTTCGGATCCGTCCGCACTTGACGACCACCCAGCCCAGACACCGCGCGGATGGGATGAGTACCCAGCACCCAGTTCATCACGTCGAGATTGTGGACGTGTTGCTCAACAATATGGTCTCCGGAAAGCCAGGTGAAGTAATTCCAGTTGCGCAATTGCCACTCCATATCGGACCAACCCGGCTGCCGTTCCACCACCCAGATTTCTCCCCCGTTCCAGTAGCACTTGGCATAGATGATCTCACCGATTGCCCCGTCATGGATGCGGCGGATCGTTTCCTGATAGCTTCGTTCATGCCGACGCTGAGTTCCCGCCGCTATTCCAAGCTTCTTTTGCTTGGCCAATTCACCGGCTTTCAAAACCAGTTTGACTCCTGGAACATCGACGGCCACCGGCTTTTCCATGAATACGTGCTTCCCAGCCTCAATTGCCGCCATCAGATGCATCGGACGGAAGTGCGGAGGAGTAGCCAGAATTACATAATTGACTTCCGGGACGGCGAGAAGCTGCTTGTATGCGTCAAATCCGACGAAGCAACGGTCGGGCGGTACGTCTCTCCCCAGCTTTTGCAGGTTGGCACGACAGGCCTCGAGACGATCTGGAAACAGGTCGGCCAGGGCCACCACTTTGATATTTTTCCGAACAACCGTTGCGTTCTCAGCCACGTCTTCGGTGTGGTAACCCGTGGCCGGATAGATGACCTTGGTCGCGGCTCCCAGTGCGTTAAGGACGGCGCCGGTACCGCGGCCTCCGCAGCCGATCAGCCCGATATTGACTTCCATATCCTCATTGAAAGCTCCATGGGCAAATCGGTGCACGGCAACGGCAGTCGCCAATCCCACGGCACCGGTCTTGGCTAGAAACGACCGTCGATTCAGCACGCTTGAGCCTTGCCGTGACTGTGTCATAAGAGCATTCCTCCTTTTTCGAGAAACATGTGTCGTGTGATTTAGGAAAAAAACATCAGTTAGATTATCAAGCCCATGGCGAGGAAACAAGGGTGCCGCTAGGCCCAAATGGGACATGGGTCGCACACGCTTTCGCGATACTCTTCGCATGTCATTTGGTGGGAATCCATCGATCGGTTGGCGGTGTGAGCTTAAGCACCTGGATCCTCTTCCGTGCGTCCATTGTTTGGTGTCCGCCAGCAACCCTTTTCAGCCGCAATATCAAATCACACACCTTGCCAGGATGGATTTTCCCGCCAAAGAAATCTCGGTTCATCTCGAAAGAAGGCAACCCGGTACCGAATTTCATCACTTCACGAAGCGGAGTCTTTTTTAAAAAAACACCATCGGAGGCTTCGCGGCGTGAATCGTTTCAAGTTGTTGCCCCGTCCTGCCGTGGCCGCGGGCAACTCATTATGCGGCGGCGGGTTCGCATTTCTCTGCGATAACGCGGCGCTTAAAGAGAAAATCGACGGCCGATATTTCGTGGCTGGGCCGCCTCGTCAGAGAAAGGGCTCCAGCACATTCGAAACCGCGGTCGGACAGGAAATCCACGAGATCTCGAAAAGAGTAGTCGGTTCGATACGGTGAACAGAACATGAACTCAGTGAGGATGACCTCGGTTCGCCTGAGGGTGTGTGGCGCTCCCCGAAGGATGCGCAATTCATTGCCCTGGGTGTCCAGCTTGAGGAAAAAGGAACCACGCAGGTCCGGAATCTCCTCGACAATGTGATCGAGTGTTTTCGTCTGCACCATTCGCAGAGCGACTGGCTCGGGAGCATCGTTGGGAAACTTTTCTTTAAGAATAGTGCCCTCAGCCGGCACAAGGGAACTCATCGTGCGGTCATGGTGGATGTAAAACGGCACCGTTGATTCCTGTTCATCGAGTGCGGCACAGATTACGGTCACGTTGCTGGATGGGTTGCGCTGGCGAATTTCTGCAACGAGGTCTTCGTCTGCTTCGATACAGACGATCCGGCGAAACCCAAAGAGACGGCGAGCCAGTTGGGTGAAAACGCCCCGATGGGCGCCCACGTCGAGCAGCACGGCGGGAACATTCGTGACCAGCGCGCGAATGGAGAGCAGTGTTTCCAAAAGCTCGAGAGGGTAGCGATCGCGTGGTATGCCTGATTCCGCACACAACTGGCGCACTCGTTCCCGATGGTAAAATGCGGCGCTTTTCTTGAGTACGGTAGTGCGAAGTTTATGGGATAGTTGACTCAAGAATCGTACCATGCCCGAGGATCCTATCTGCCAAGGTTGCCTCCCCCAGTTTCCACAAAGGTTCTCATTTGGACCTGTTCTCTTCAGCCTTAAAGGCGTCAGAAGCCGCTTCGCATTTTGGCCCACTGGGAGGCCAATCCTATCCACCATTGTTGGACCCGGCAAGATCGGTTTGCGTGCGTCGCCATGCTTCTGCATTTTGCCCAATTTCAGTGACCGGGAATTTCTGCGGGCGAAACCGGCCCGGTGCTGGCGGTTGCGTTCCGGAAGACCAGATGCGGTGCGGATGAACTGGTGGGATACGCAGTTGCCGACGGTGATGACCGTTGAGATCCCCAAAGCCGATGCAATAGCTCACTGAGCCGACGGGTGAGCTCACGACGCTCAAACATTTGAATGCCGGGCGGAGGGAGGCGGTGGACTGCTCCTCTTTGTTGCCAGGCTAAATAGCGACGCTTGATTGCCTCGGCAATGCCCTGCACGTCGGTGGGCTCCATCACATCACCCGCATCAAATTGCCGAATAAGGTTCCATATGTCACTTTTCTGGACAGGCGCGAGGATGGGAGTACCGGACCGAAGGTAACTGTAGAGCTTGCCTGGGATCATGGGGAGGAAGTCTCGGCCGTGGTGCCATTGACCTACCTGGAGCAGGAGAAGGAGATTTGCGTCGAGCATCATCCGCACGGAGACCGTCTCGGATACGGGAGAGCGAACCGCGATCACCGATGGGATGGGAAAACTTTTCAACAACCGACGAATCTCTTGGGAAAAACACCCGACGAAAACCACGCGCAATGTCTTGGCCCAGTCCGGATAATCGTTGAGAACCTGCTTGAGGGCATCCAGAAAATACCCGGGCCAGCGGAGATTGTTGCATGTCCGCAGAGGCTGATACTGGAATCCCAAGAATTGAAAGAAAGGTTGAATTCCCGGGTGGCGGTCTGGTCTGGTGAAAACCCCGGAATAGAGGATCGTAAACTGGTCGGGTGGAAAAATCGGGGGAATCGTTTCGGCGGACACAAAGGCCGCTTCATCGTAGCCGTTGGTCAAAACGGCCAGCTTGTCGCTGGAAACGTTGAGGAGGGTTCGGAACATTTTGGCGGAGGTTGGCGTGTTTGCCAGAATGAGCGCCGCTTTGCGAAGAAGTCTCGCTTCACAGCGGCGTTCCAAAAGATAGTCGACCCAGTGCCGATAATACGTGTTGTGAAAGGCGCTCCAGGGATCGCGAAAATCCAGAATAAGTGGGATGTTCAAAGCGTCATGGAGCAACTCACCCAGCAGGTAAGCAACCGGGGGAGGTCCTGATGCCAGCACTGCATCGGGCCGAAATTCCGATGCCGCAGCAAGAAGGGAAGGCGTCAGGCGACGGAGAATCTCTCGCCGCTCGATGTGCCGGACAAGCCACCACCCCACCGGGAATGCTCGTAAGATCGCTTTCGCAGAAAATGAGTTCCAGCGTTTTCCGGGAGAATACCACGGGACGCTAAACACCCTGTGGGAGGCTGGATGGAAGTCACACCCGGGGTATGGCTCGGGTGTGGGTGAACTCGCTGTGAAGACGGCCGGTTGAATTCCAAACTCGGGCAGGTACTTGAAGAAACCCTCAATGCGAAAACTGCCGCTTGTCCGCCGTGGCGGAAAAGATTCGGCGATGATGAGGAGACGTTTCATTCCGTGCACCGGTTCTCTGACTGGATCAGCTCGAGCAACCCCTCTTTCATTGCAGCATCAAATTGACTTTCAAGTCTGGTGATTGACGCAGCAAAGGGTCTCACACTCTAATCGACATTGTCGCGTCCTCGACATGAGGGGTTAAAGAAAACTTCGACTCATCCCGGTGGATAAATTTGCAAGTTTCTCTCTCTTTACCCAATGTTTTGGCACCACGGAAGGTGCGTTTTTCGCCACGGATAACCCGATACTTTGAGGCGCAGGCGACAAGCTGATCTTTTTTGTGGGTTCACTAGATTGCTGATCCTTGCCAGTATGCGTGTATTTTTCAATTTGTGGATTTTGACAGACTGAACTCCGTAGGGTGGCGAAGCGATTAAGCCGCAGTCACGAAGGGGTAAGTCGTCCGGTGACATGCCCCGGCGTGGCGTGTTCGTTCCGGCGAGAGCACATTCGGACTGCTTGTCGAATTCTCGAGACGTTGCGACCGCTGTGGTGGAATAAGTGGTGCTGGTTCTCCTTAGCCGCAGCAGTGGGAACTACCAGGGGGCTCGGCTCTACAGCAGCACGACTGCGTCTTCTGGGGCGCGACTATTTCGGCCGCAGCCAGCAGGCCCGCTTTGATAATCAGTTCGCTAGGGATCGACTCGTAGGTAGTCCCTTCGACGGTGAGCGTTCGGCACTCGGCGTCGCCGCACACGGAGCAACACGGGCTTTTTCCCACAGTGGCCCCAAGCCAATCTTCAAGGGGTCTCCCCTGAATGAACACACGATTGGACTGGAGAGGATCACGGCTAAACTCGGCGGGAGTGAGCGTCTTTTTCTCCGCAACCACGCATATTCCCAACGTTTTTAGAGTTTGATTCAGTAGGCGGACCGCCTCGTCAACAGCCTGTTCTGTAGCACCGCAGCGGCTACAGGTATTCCCTTGATCGTCCACAACACGCTGCCAGGTGATCGTCAGTGTCGGCATAGGGAACCCCCCGTCACAGATACGTGTTCCGGCGTAACCGAATCACCGGTAGCCGGCAAACCAATGGCGTGTCCGATTGCAGAAGCTGCATACGGAAAGCATAACGGGTACTTCAATGAGAACCCCAACCACTGTAGCGAGTGCCGCTCCCGAGCCCGGTCCGAAAAGCGCAATGGCGGTTGCGACAGCCAGCTCAAAAAAGTTGCTCGCTCCAATGAGCGCCCCCGGAGCCGCCACATTGTGGGGCACGCGGAAAAACCACATGAGGGCATAGGTCAGCGACGAATTGAAATACACCTGCACCAGGATGGGAATGGCAATCAGAACCACGTGCCAGAATTTGTTCGTAATGTTGTCCGCCTGAAAAGCAAAGATCAGGATGAGAGTAACCAAGAGGGCCACCATGCTGACGGGAGCCAAGCGAGGAAGCAGGACTTTTTCGAACCAGTCCCGTCCCCGATAGGTTATGAACACGCGGCGCAGGATAACACCTGTCGTGAGGGGGATCACGATGAATACGAGGACCGAATAAAACAGGACCTGGAATGGTACCTGGAGAGACGATGCTCCGCTGACAAGAAATCGCACAATTGGGGCGAACAGCACGAGCATGATCAGGTCATTCAGCGAGACCTGGACAAGCGTGTACGCCGGGTCACCATCGGTCAGGTAGCTCCACACAAACACCATGGCCGTGCACGGAGCGGCTGCCAAAATAATCGTTCCCGCGATGTACTGATTGGCATCGTCGGGACTCATCCAGTATCCAAACACATAGCGAAAAAACAGCCAGGCCCAGAGGGCCATGGAAAACGGCTTCACCACCCAATTGATGAACAGTGTGATGAGCAGCCCTTTGGGACGCCGTCCCACATTCTTGATGGATGCAAAGTCCACCTTCATCATCATGGGGATGATCATGAGCCAGATGAGAACCGCGATCGGAACATTGATTTGGCTCCCTTTCGCGAATTCCCACTCACGGAAAATGTTGGTGATGTCCGGAAGGGCTTTTCCCAGCAGAACCCCCGCTATCATGCACAGGCCCACCCAAACTGTCAGATACCGCTCAAAAAGATTGAGCCGTTTCGCGTCCGTTGGACAGGCCGTGCCGCCCCCATGCGTCCTCGTGGTTAAGCCACCCGCAGAGAAGCCGGACGAACTGCGAGAATTGTCCATGAATTCTTCCGGTCGGTGATCCTGCTGCGGCGATGGCAAGAGATTATCCCGATTCATCGACAATTCCTCCAAATTGATTCCATCATTCGCTGGTTCCACTCAACGCAGGTCTCTCGCACCCCAAGAAGAATGCCCCATTGCGAAACGCCAGACCCCGATCGGCTACCATTTTCGCTTCGGGTCAATGACACGGGCGGCTGTGGTGACCGGGAGGCCCGCAGGCTATGTTTACCCGGTTGCGCGAGAGGTAGCTTTTCAGCCGCTGTCGATCCGCTGCGACTTGTGGATCGTCTTCTACCTTTTTAAGAATTTCAGTTACAATTTTTTGCCATTCCGAGGGCAGTTTATCCAGCTCGAGGCTAAAAAAATGCCACCGGTGCGACACCCGTTTGCGGACCAGTTGAGCTCTTTCCAGGACGCTCAAGTGACGGGATACGGTAGCTCCCGTCAATCCAAGCATCTCGGTGATCTCGCAGAGGCACAACTCCCGATCGCGAAGCAGCGTCAGAATCCGTAAGCGAGTGGGCTCGGCTAGGCTTTTTAATATTCGGGACACTGTCATGATCGAATGCGACATTCTGCTGCTCCTGTCGCGGAAAACCGGTCAGGCATATTTAGTCATTTGGCTAAATGAACAATAAAGTTTATGCGGATTGTCGGCAGGTGTCAAGGCTGAGCTATCCCCGCTTTTGTAAAAAGCCACGCTGTGTCACGAACCCTATGTGTTGTACCGGCCATTCATGAATGGCCCCTACCGGTGAAACGCTTTCGTGGTTGCGGCAAAACACCGCAAACGCCAAGATGGTGAAGGCTAAAGCCTTCACGATAAAGCGGCGATGAATCGCCGCACTCCACATGTGGAGTGCGGGGCTTCAGCCCCGCTTTCCACGCGGGACTTCAGTCCGCGGCGAAAGAAAATGGAGGATCCAACGTCATACGGCTGACCTGACGAGCAGGTCCCCCCGGACAAGGTCCCTCGGATGTGCGGACCTGGCAGGCAGGTCCCTCCGGATTGAGTCTCGCTCCCATGCGCACCTGTGTTGACGCCCGAGTCCGCATCGGCAACGAAAAATTGGGGATGAGTCAGGAAAGCGCAGAATTGACGCGTCCCCCTGAACGTGACCTTCATCACGGAACAAAAAGAAGCTTGAGAGCGGCAATGACCAGCACCACACTGAGGGCCCGTCGCAGCCAGACGTCACTGAACCAGGTGGACCCAAGTGTGGAACCAAGAAACCCGCCCAATGCAACCGTTCCTACTGCAGGCAGCAAATGGGTCGGTACTGATTGCAGACCAGCCATCACCCCCAGGAGACCGGAGATCGAGTTGATGAGAACAAACGGGGCCGTGATCGCCGCCGCCTCACGTGCTGTCATCCATTGCGAAAGAATGAGAACAGGCGTCAAGAATATGCCTCCGCCTGTTCCAGTAAGTCCCGCGAGGAGGCCGAGAACGGCGCCCGTTACAAAAAGGACAAAGGGTGAGGGTGACGGCTTAGTCATCCCTGTTTCTGAAGGTTTTCCGACAAGCATTCGCACTGCGGCAGCGAACAGGACGACTGCAACAAGTGGGCGGTATACATTGCGGGATACGGGCACAAATCCCCCAATGAATGCGAGGGGAGCGGAGCCTGCAAGCAGGAACAACAGGAACAACCAGCGCGGCCGCACACGACTGAAACGGACAGTCGCGATGGTGGCCACAAACACATTGAGCACGAGCGCAGTTGGCCGCATCTCCTCAGGGGCGAAACCGAGAATGGCCATCCAGGCCAGATAACCCGATGCGCCCGCATGTCCCACAGACGAATAAAGGCAAGCTATGAGGAACAGGCCTCCAAGAAACAGCGCGAACATCATTTTTCAAGACCGCAAGTTCAAGGGTGAATTGCCGCTGGATTCTCCATGGATCGTCGTAATGTCACACATTAAGCGCTTCTGTCGAGACCGCAAGGAATGGTTTGTATCAGTTTCGGTATTGGGAAACCGAAATGAGCCGCTCCACGCAGTGTGCTAATCTAACCGTTCCGAGAAGGGAACAGGAATCGTGGCAGACAGAAAACGATTCAAGGTTGATTGGGCCGCGCGTGAGCCGCAATCTCTTCTGGCGAAAGGCATCGCGAGTAGATGCGGACCTCGTCAATCGCTCCGGTAAAGTGCGCAGAATGGCCTTTTTCATAGTTGCCCAGTACCAAATAACGGCTGTTGAAAGTGATGGGGGCCCGCCG
This is a stretch of genomic DNA from Thermogutta terrifontis. It encodes these proteins:
- a CDS encoding Gfo/Idh/MocA family protein, coding for MTQSRQGSSVLNRRSFLAKTGAVGLATAVAVHRFAHGAFNEDMEVNIGLIGCGGRGTGAVLNALGAATKVIYPATGYHTEDVAENATVVRKNIKVVALADLFPDRLEACRANLQKLGRDVPPDRCFVGFDAYKQLLAVPEVNYVILATPPHFRPMHLMAAIEAGKHVFMEKPVAVDVPGVKLVLKAGELAKQKKLGIAAGTQRRHERSYQETIRRIHDGAIGEIIYAKCYWNGGEIWVVERQPGWSDMEWQLRNWNYFTWLSGDHIVEQHVHNLDVMNWVLGTHPIRAVSGLGGRQVRTDPKYGNIYDHFAVEFEYPNGVTVFSQCRQINGCQNIVGEFVKGTLGESDCHQMIQTKNERWRYRGPNPNPYEQEHEDLIASIREGNPINEAENVAISTMTGILGREAVYSGQSITWDDAMQSTTRLGPEKYEFGSYPVAPVPMPGRYRFL
- a CDS encoding FkbM family methyltransferase, producing MVRFLSQLSHKLRTTVLKKSAAFYHRERVRQLCAESGIPRDRYPLELLETLLSIRALVTNVPAVLLDVGAHRGVFTQLARRLFGFRRIVCIEADEDLVAEIRQRNPSSNVTVICAALDEQESTVPFYIHHDRTMSSLVPAEGTILKEKFPNDAPEPVALRMVQTKTLDHIVEEIPDLRGSFFLKLDTQGNELRILRGAPHTLRRTEVILTEFMFCSPYRTDYSFRDLVDFLSDRGFECAGALSLTRRPSHEISAVDFLFKRRVIAEKCEPAAA
- a CDS encoding glycosyltransferase, translated to MKRLLIIAESFPPRRTSGSFRIEGFFKYLPEFGIQPAVFTASSPTPEPYPGCDFHPASHRVFSVPWYSPGKRWNSFSAKAILRAFPVGWWLVRHIERREILRRLTPSLLAAASEFRPDAVLASGPPPVAYLLGELLHDALNIPLILDFRDPWSAFHNTYYRHWVDYLLERRCEARLLRKAALILANTPTSAKMFRTLLNVSSDKLAVLTNGYDEAAFVSAETIPPIFPPDQFTILYSGVFTRPDRHPGIQPFFQFLGFQYQPLRTCNNLRWPGYFLDALKQVLNDYPDWAKTLRVVFVGCFSQEIRRLLKSFPIPSVIAVRSPVSETVSVRMMLDANLLLLLQVGQWHHGRDFLPMIPGKLYSYLRSGTPILAPVQKSDIWNLIRQFDAGDVMEPTDVQGIAEAIKRRYLAWQQRGAVHRLPPPGIQMFERRELTRRLSELLHRLWGSQRSSPSATAYPTSSSAPHLVFRNATASTGPVSPAEIPGH
- a CDS encoding DUF2703 domain-containing protein yields the protein MPTLTITWQRVVDDQGNTCSRCGATEQAVDEAVRLLNQTLKTLGICVVAEKKTLTPAEFSRDPLQSNRVFIQGRPLEDWLGATVGKSPCCSVCGDAECRTLTVEGTTYESIPSELIIKAGLLAAAEIVAPQKTQSCCCRAEPPGSSHCCG
- the arsB gene encoding ACR3 family arsenite efflux transporter, whose product is MNRDNLLPSPQQDHRPEEFMDNSRSSSGFSAGGLTTRTHGGGTACPTDAKRLNLFERYLTVWVGLCMIAGVLLGKALPDITNIFREWEFAKGSQINVPIAVLIWLMIIPMMMKVDFASIKNVGRRPKGLLITLFINWVVKPFSMALWAWLFFRYVFGYWMSPDDANQYIAGTIILAAAPCTAMVFVWSYLTDGDPAYTLVQVSLNDLIMLVLFAPIVRFLVSGASSLQVPFQVLFYSVLVFIVIPLTTGVILRRVFITYRGRDWFEKVLLPRLAPVSMVALLVTLILIFAFQADNITNKFWHVVLIAIPILVQVYFNSSLTYALMWFFRVPHNVAAPGALIGASNFFELAVATAIALFGPGSGAALATVVGVLIEVPVMLSVCSFCNRTRHWFAGYR
- a CDS encoding ArsR/SmtB family transcription factor, with amino-acid sequence MSHSIMTVSRILKSLAEPTRLRILTLLRDRELCLCEITEMLGLTGATVSRHLSVLERAQLVRKRVSHRWHFFSLELDKLPSEWQKIVTEILKKVEDDPQVAADRQRLKSYLSRNRVNIACGPPGHHSRPCH
- a CDS encoding sulfite exporter TauE/SafE family protein, which encodes MMFALFLGGLFLIACLYSSVGHAGASGYLAWMAILGFAPEEMRPTALVLNVFVATIATVRFSRVRPRWLFLLFLLAGSAPLAFIGGFVPVSRNVYRPLVAVVLFAAAVRMLVGKPSETGMTKPSPSPFVLFVTGAVLGLLAGLTGTGGGIFLTPVLILSQWMTAREAAAITAPFVLINSISGLLGVMAGLQSVPTHLLPAVGTVALGGFLGSTLGSTWFSDVWLRRALSVVLVIAALKLLFVP